The following DNA comes from Croceicoccus sp. YJ47.
AGCCGCCGTGAAGCCCCGAAACGAGACCGATGCAAGCACCGCCGGTGTCGATTTCACCATGCCACCGAACAAAGGCAAAGCGGGCGACCTGGGCGCCGACGAACGCGGCCCCGGCCAAGCCGAGACGCAAGTGTTACCGTGCTAACTGGTTTCGAAAACGCCAAGGAATAGTCCCACCGGCGATCGATCCGCCGATCAGGATATGGATGAAACGACACGAGCAGAAAGATCCGCCGCCGCCGCTCGTCTGAGCAGGGTCAGGGATGCCTCCGCCCTTCGCAACGATATTGCCGACCCCACGCGGCACCGGGCCATCATCGCCGGTGCCGCGTCGCGCTCCGCCGGTTCAGCGTTTCGCATTGGCAATATAGCGTTCGACCTGCTGTTCCAGCACGTCAAGGGGCAGCGAACCCTGCCCCAGAATGGCTTCGTGGAATGCGCGAATATCGAAATCCTGCCCCAGTTCGCGCTCGGCGCGCGCGCGCAGTTCGGCGATCTTGCGCTGCCCGATCATGTAGCTGGTCGCCTGACCGGGGTTGTTGATGTAGCGGTCGACTTCCTTCGCGATATCACGTTCCGAATTGGGCGAGTTGGCGCGGAAATAGTCGATGGCGCGTTCCCGCGACCAGCGTTTGGAATGGATACCGGTGTCGAGCACGAGCCGGATCGCGCGCCACATCTGCAACGACAGCATGCCGAACCGCTGTTCCGGCGTGGTGTAGACGCCCATCTCGTCGGCCAGTCGTTCGGAATAGAGGGCCCATCCCTCGGTATAGGCGCCGTAGCCGCCGAACCGCCGGAATTTCGGCAGGCTTTCGAGCTCCTGCGCGCGGGCGATCTGAAAATGATGGCCGGGCGCGCCTTCGTGCGCGGCGATCCCGTCGGTCTGCACGCGGTTCACCTGGTTCATGTCGGCAAGGTTCACGTAGAATATGCCGGGCCGCGACCCATCGGGCGCGGGGCTGTTGTAGAATGCGACCGCCGCCGTATCCTCGCGAAAGGGTTCGACCGCGCGCACCTCGAGCGAAGCTTCCGGCAAACGTTCGAAATATTGCGGCGCCTTCGCCATGACATTGGCAATCAATCTGCGCGCTTCGTCCAGATAGAGTTCCCGGCCCCGTTCGCTGTTCGGATATTTAAAGGCGGGATCGGTGCGCAGCGCGGTAAAGAATTCCTCCAGCGTGCCGGTAAAGCCGATCTCGTTCTTCACCGCATCCATCTCCGCACGTATGGCGGTCACCTGTTGCAGGCCAATGACATGGATTTCCTCGGCCGTGAGATCGGTGGTCG
Coding sequences within:
- a CDS encoding DUF885 family protein codes for the protein MIHRLLPALLLAGCSAQMGQVPVATPAPPANPAMSSTAQDDARLLAFLDAAFDAQAALSPETLTSLGSREGYDRLDDYTLAGRRAELALAEQQLARMRAEFDPASLGPSARISYALFERDVERSLQSARFLAYGFPVSTNGTPAGDIPVFLINQHKIENTADAEAYIARLRDSARVMRETVAVMREQAAMGIVPPEMVFAPATADARSIMEGAPFTDGEDNPIWADFGEKVDALNIVPSEKDRLMSAARSALTGPFRDGIETLIAGIAAIEPRADGNNGAWSLPQGDAYYADRLKISTTTDLTAEEIHVIGLQQVTAIRAEMDAVKNEIGFTGTLEEFFTALRTDPAFKYPNSERGRELYLDEARRLIANVMAKAPQYFERLPEASLEVRAVEPFREDTAAVAFYNSPAPDGSRPGIFYVNLADMNQVNRVQTDGIAAHEGAPGHHFQIARAQELESLPKFRRFGGYGAYTEGWALYSERLADEMGVYTTPEQRFGMLSLQMWRAIRLVLDTGIHSKRWSRERAIDYFRANSPNSERDIAKEVDRYINNPGQATSYMIGQRKIAELRARAERELGQDFDIRAFHEAILGQGSLPLDVLEQQVERYIANAKR